A region of Pseudomonas leptonychotis DNA encodes the following proteins:
- a CDS encoding phosphodiesterase, with product MPRLFLLLALLLTVGAHADTLQIPIGQQGAGELRLPQLGESQRAVLERFGLADEEHPSVGNPPITRWDYREFSVYFEHTHVINSVRHHQPGAALPNKEQQ from the coding sequence ATGCCGCGCTTGTTTCTGCTACTCGCCCTACTCCTAACTGTCGGCGCGCATGCCGATACCTTGCAAATCCCTATCGGCCAGCAAGGTGCCGGCGAGCTGCGCCTGCCACAGCTCGGTGAGTCGCAACGTGCGGTGCTGGAGCGCTTCGGCCTGGCCGATGAAGAGCATCCCAGCGTTGGTAACCCGCCAATCACCCGCTGGGACTATCGTGAGTTCAGCGTCTACTTCGAGCACACCCATGTGATCAACAGTGTGCGCCATCATCAGCCTGGCGCAGCCCTGCCGAATAAGGAGCAACAGTGA
- a CDS encoding lipoprotein-releasing ABC transporter permease subunit, translating to MFRPLFVFIGTRYTRAKRRNHFVSFISLTSMIGLALGVLVMILVLSVMNGFDHEMRTRVLGMVPHATVESATPIKDWRSLADKAQSNPQVLAVAPFSQMQGLLTSDGKVQKVLINAVDPVEEAKVSIIGNFFQQGRLEALQPGEFGMVLGDKAAAKLGVSMGDKVTFVAPEVTVTPAGMFPRLKRFTVVGIFHVGAGEIDGHLALTHVQDLARLQRWQPDHVQGIRLKFADLFQAPRTAWALAQTLGEGDYYARDWTRTHGNLYQAIRMEKAMIGLLLLLIVAVAAFNIISTLVMVVTDKKGDIAILRTLGATPRQIMAIFMVQGTVIGVFGTAIGAVLGCLAALNISSAIAGLEHLLGIKFLNADVYFIDYLPSQLQLNDVLLVCAAALILSFFATLYPAWRAARTQPAEALRYE from the coding sequence ATGTTCAGACCTCTGTTTGTATTTATAGGCACGCGTTACACGCGGGCCAAGCGTCGCAATCACTTCGTATCCTTTATTTCCCTGACCTCGATGATCGGGCTGGCGCTTGGTGTGCTGGTGATGATTCTGGTGCTGTCAGTGATGAACGGCTTCGATCATGAAATGCGCACCCGCGTGCTCGGCATGGTGCCGCACGCCACCGTCGAGAGCGCCACGCCGATCAAGGACTGGCGCAGCCTGGCCGACAAGGCGCAGAGCAACCCGCAAGTGCTGGCGGTTGCGCCGTTTAGCCAGATGCAGGGCTTGCTGACCAGCGATGGCAAGGTGCAGAAAGTGCTGATCAATGCTGTCGACCCGGTCGAAGAGGCCAAGGTATCGATCATCGGCAATTTCTTTCAGCAAGGCCGCCTTGAGGCGTTGCAGCCCGGCGAGTTCGGCATGGTGCTGGGTGACAAAGCTGCCGCCAAACTTGGAGTCAGCATGGGCGACAAGGTCACCTTTGTCGCCCCGGAAGTCACCGTCACCCCTGCGGGTATGTTTCCGCGCCTCAAGCGTTTTACGGTGGTCGGTATTTTTCATGTGGGCGCCGGCGAGATCGATGGGCATCTGGCGCTAACCCACGTGCAGGATCTGGCGCGCTTGCAGCGTTGGCAGCCCGATCACGTGCAAGGCATTCGCCTGAAGTTCGCTGATTTGTTCCAGGCCCCGCGTACGGCTTGGGCGTTGGCGCAAACCTTGGGCGAGGGCGATTACTACGCCCGTGACTGGACCCGCACCCATGGCAATCTCTATCAGGCGATTCGCATGGAGAAAGCCATGATTGGCCTGCTGTTGCTGCTGATCGTTGCAGTGGCCGCTTTCAATATTATTTCTACCCTAGTCATGGTGGTCACCGACAAGAAAGGTGACATCGCTATTCTGCGCACCCTTGGGGCGACGCCACGGCAGATCATGGCGATCTTTATGGTGCAAGGCACGGTGATCGGCGTGTTCGGCACCGCGATTGGTGCCGTACTGGGCTGCCTCGCGGCGCTGAACATCAGCAGCGCGATTGCCGGGCTGGAGCATCTGTTGGGCATCAAGTTTCTTAATGCCGATGTGTATTTCATCGATTATCTGCCCTCGCAACTCCAGCTGAACGACGTGTTGCTGGTTTGCGCTGCGGCGTTGATTCTAAGTTTCTTCGCCACCCTGTATCCGGCCTGGCGCGCAGCGCGCACCCAGCCTGCGGAGGCCCTGCGTTATGAATGA
- the kdsB gene encoding 3-deoxy-manno-octulosonate cytidylyltransferase, with protein MSIVFTVVIPARFASSRLPGKPLQDIAGKPMIQHVWEQACKSSAQQVVIATDDARIVEVCRSFGAQVVLTRIDHNSGTDRLAEVATALGLAADAIVVNVQGDEPLIPPAIIDQVAANLAANPQAAIATLAEPIEDVQALFNPNVVKVVSDKAGLALTFSRAPLAWARDAFAKSRDELPAGVPYRRHIGIYAYRAQFLHDFVSWGPCWLEDTECLEQLRALWHGVRIHVADALQAPPAGVDTPEDLERVRRLLGA; from the coding sequence ATGAGCATTGTCTTTACCGTTGTGATTCCGGCGCGCTTCGCCTCCAGTCGCCTGCCGGGCAAGCCGCTGCAGGACATTGCCGGCAAGCCGATGATTCAGCATGTCTGGGAGCAGGCGTGCAAAAGCAGCGCGCAGCAGGTGGTAATCGCTACTGACGATGCGCGCATCGTTGAGGTCTGTCGCAGCTTTGGTGCGCAGGTGGTGCTGACCCGCATTGACCATAACTCGGGCACTGACCGTCTGGCTGAAGTGGCCACTGCACTGGGTCTGGCGGCTGATGCCATTGTGGTCAACGTGCAGGGCGACGAGCCGCTGATTCCGCCGGCGATCATTGATCAGGTAGCCGCCAATCTTGCCGCCAATCCGCAGGCGGCCATCGCCACCCTGGCTGAACCGATCGAGGATGTGCAAGCGCTATTCAATCCCAATGTGGTCAAGGTGGTCAGCGATAAAGCGGGCTTGGCCCTGACCTTCAGTCGTGCGCCGCTGGCCTGGGCGCGCGATGCCTTTGCCAAGAGCCGTGACGAGCTGCCTGCTGGCGTGCCGTACCGCCGCCATATCGGTATCTACGCCTACCGTGCGCAGTTTCTGCATGACTTCGTCAGCTGGGGTCCGTGCTGGCTGGAAGACACCGAGTGCCTGGAGCAGCTACGCGCGCTCTGGCATGGCGTGCGTATCCATGTCGCCGATGCGCTGCAAGCGCCGCCTGCCGGCGTTGATACGCCAGAAGACCTGGAGCGGGTTCGTCGCCTGCTGGGGGCCTGA
- the lolD gene encoding lipoprotein-releasing ABC transporter ATP-binding protein LolD, with protein MQDRAVLSCRNLGKSYDEGPQSVVVLQDLQLELHPGERVAIVGSSGSGKSTLLNMLGGLDTPSTGSVWLAGEELSALNEKQRGLLRNRALGFVYQFHHLLPEFTALENVCMPLLIGRTPISEARQRASALLERVGLDHRLAHKPSELSGGERQRVAIARALVNQPGLVLLDEPTGNLDHHTAQGIQDLMKELSTSSQTAFLVVTHDMQLAQQMDRILRLEDGKLVAA; from the coding sequence ATGCAAGATCGTGCAGTGTTGAGTTGTCGCAACCTCGGTAAAAGCTATGACGAGGGTCCGCAATCGGTGGTGGTGCTGCAGGACCTGCAGCTTGAACTGCACCCCGGCGAGCGTGTGGCGATTGTCGGCAGCTCTGGTTCAGGCAAGAGCACCTTGCTGAATATGCTCGGTGGGCTGGATACGCCGAGCACCGGTAGTGTCTGGCTGGCCGGCGAGGAGTTGTCTGCGCTAAATGAAAAGCAGCGCGGGCTGCTGCGAAACCGTGCCCTCGGCTTCGTTTATCAGTTTCACCATCTGCTGCCAGAGTTCACCGCACTGGAGAACGTGTGCATGCCATTGCTGATTGGCCGTACGCCGATCAGTGAGGCGCGCCAGCGCGCCAGCGCACTGCTGGAGCGGGTTGGTTTGGACCATCGCTTGGCGCATAAGCCATCGGAGCTTTCCGGTGGTGAGCGTCAGCGTGTGGCGATTGCCCGAGCGCTGGTCAATCAGCCGGGTCTGGTGCTGCTCGATGAGCCCACCGGCAACCTCGATCACCACACAGCGCAAGGCATTCAGGACCTGATGAAAGAGCTGAGCACGTCGTCGCAAACGGCCTTTCTGGTGGTCACTCACGACATGCAGCTGGCTCAGCAAATGGACCGCATCCTGCGTCTGGAAGACGGCAAGCTGGTGGCTGCCTGA
- a CDS encoding DNA internalization-related competence protein ComEC/Rec2, translating into MRTGILALVIGLLVLRFLPALPPFWLLAVLSAAGVMLLPFRSYPIALLLFGFTWACVCAQWALDDRLAPQLDARTLWLQGQVVGLPEVTDGVVRFQIEQAVSRRDKLPDRLRLSWYGGPAIRAGETWRLAVRLKRPHGLVNPQAFDYEAWLLAQRIGATGTVKSGELLTPASGAGAWRDRVRQRVLATPAHGRAGALAALVLGDDSGLSATDWQVLQNTGTVHLMVISGQHIGLLATLLYGLVAGLARLGVWPRGWPWLPCACVLACAGALVYGLLAGFEVPVQRACAMVALVLLWRWRFRHLGVWLPLLLALLAVLLWEPLASLQPGFWLSFGAVLLLILIFSGRLGAWSWWGTLLRAQWAMAIGLLPLLLALGLPVSASGPLANLVAVPVVGLLIVPLALLGTLLLPVAGVGAALLEGAGWLLHLLFTLLTQLAWWLPAWLPSALPFWAWLLVSVGALVLLLPAALPVRSLGVLMLLPVLFSAQLRPEYGRAEVWMLDVGQGLAVLVRTQGHELLYDAGPRFGEFDTGERVVLPSLRALDVRGLDLLLLSHADNDHAGGGVAVSRGLPTLRVLSGEPDKLAPSLEAQSCSRTHWRWEGVRFSTWLWTDATNGNQASCVLRVEANGERLWLTGDIDSQAERALLSSGLSMPAHWLLAPHHGSRSSSSTSLLAQVKPSSVLISRGAHNTFGHPHAEVVARYRAQGARLYDTALHGAVRIHLGAFEQAQGLRDHARFWREK; encoded by the coding sequence ATGCGTACAGGAATTTTGGCGCTGGTAATTGGGCTGTTGGTGCTGCGCTTTCTTCCGGCCCTGCCACCGTTCTGGCTTTTGGCTGTTCTGTCGGCAGCAGGCGTGATGCTATTGCCGTTTCGCAGTTATCCCATCGCCTTGTTGCTGTTTGGTTTCACTTGGGCCTGTGTATGCGCACAGTGGGCGCTGGATGATCGTCTGGCGCCGCAGCTAGATGCCCGTACCCTCTGGCTGCAAGGGCAGGTGGTCGGTCTGCCCGAGGTGACTGATGGAGTGGTGCGTTTCCAAATTGAACAGGCGGTTTCACGTCGCGATAAATTGCCGGACCGATTGCGCCTGTCTTGGTATGGCGGGCCTGCTATACGTGCGGGGGAGACTTGGCGTTTAGCGGTAAGGCTTAAGCGCCCTCATGGTTTAGTCAACCCTCAAGCATTTGATTACGAAGCTTGGCTGTTGGCGCAACGCATTGGCGCGACGGGTACGGTGAAAAGTGGCGAGCTGCTTACACCTGCAAGCGGTGCCGGTGCATGGCGTGACCGCGTGCGTCAGCGCGTTTTGGCAACCCCTGCGCATGGCCGTGCAGGGGCGTTGGCCGCTTTGGTGCTAGGTGATGACTCAGGGTTGTCGGCAACGGACTGGCAGGTGCTGCAAAACACCGGCACGGTGCACCTAATGGTGATTTCCGGCCAGCATATCGGTCTTTTGGCGACACTTTTGTATGGCCTTGTCGCCGGACTGGCGCGCCTAGGTGTGTGGCCGCGTGGCTGGCCCTGGCTGCCCTGTGCTTGCGTATTGGCCTGTGCGGGTGCACTGGTTTATGGGTTGTTGGCCGGGTTCGAGGTGCCTGTGCAGCGTGCGTGCGCGATGGTGGCTCTGGTATTGCTCTGGCGCTGGCGCTTTCGTCATCTTGGCGTGTGGTTACCCTTATTGTTGGCATTGCTGGCGGTGTTGCTGTGGGAGCCACTGGCCAGTTTGCAGCCAGGATTCTGGTTGTCATTTGGCGCTGTGCTGCTTTTGATTCTGATTTTTAGTGGCCGGTTGGGCGCCTGGTCTTGGTGGGGAACCTTGCTGCGCGCGCAATGGGCCATGGCCATTGGTTTGTTGCCGTTACTCTTAGCGCTTGGCTTGCCGGTAAGTGCCAGTGGGCCATTGGCTAATTTGGTTGCCGTACCTGTAGTGGGTCTGCTGATCGTGCCCTTAGCATTGCTCGGTACGCTATTGCTGCCCGTGGCTGGGGTCGGTGCTGCGTTGCTTGAGGGTGCTGGCTGGTTGTTGCATCTGCTGTTCACGCTACTCACGCAACTGGCCTGGTGGCTGCCGGCATGGTTACCCAGTGCTTTGCCATTTTGGGCCTGGCTGCTGGTGTCGGTTGGGGCGCTGGTATTGCTCCTGCCTGCTGCTCTGCCAGTGCGCAGTCTGGGTGTGTTGATGCTGTTGCCTGTGTTGTTCTCTGCGCAGCTACGACCTGAGTATGGGCGGGCGGAGGTGTGGATGCTGGATGTGGGTCAAGGGCTGGCAGTGCTAGTACGGACCCAGGGGCACGAGCTGTTGTATGACGCCGGTCCACGCTTTGGCGAGTTTGATACCGGCGAGCGAGTCGTGTTGCCGTCCTTGCGCGCATTAGATGTGCGCGGGCTCGACCTGCTATTGCTGAGCCATGCCGATAACGATCATGCCGGGGGTGGCGTCGCAGTCTCGCGAGGTTTACCGACCCTGCGCGTGCTCAGTGGCGAGCCTGATAAATTGGCGCCTTCGTTAGAGGCTCAGTCGTGCAGTCGTACTCATTGGCGGTGGGAAGGCGTGCGCTTCAGCACCTGGCTATGGACTGACGCCACCAATGGCAATCAGGCGTCCTGCGTGTTGCGTGTCGAGGCCAATGGTGAGCGCTTGTGGCTGACAGGGGATATAGACAGCCAGGCTGAGCGGGCCCTGTTAAGCAGCGGTCTGTCGATGCCGGCACACTGGTTGTTGGCCCCCCATCATGGCAGCCGCAGCTCATCGTCCACCTCGTTGCTGGCGCAGGTTAAACCATCGTCGGTGTTGATTTCCCGCGGTGCGCACAACACTTTTGGGCATCCTCATGCCGAGGTGGTCGCCCGTTACCGAGCGCAGGGCGCGCGTCTGTACGACACTGCGTTGCACGGTGCGGTGCGGATTCACTTAGGTGCATTCGAGCAGGCGCAGGGTTTGCGTGACCATGCACGCTTTTGGCGGGAAAAATGA
- a CDS encoding PilZ domain-containing protein, producing the protein MPTQDEDDRREYYRIDDTIALEFTLLSGPEALASDELHDNSPLFNLLSDLHLMDFESQHLLRHITERDRTLANYLKVMNKRIDLLGQAVAQSLLRDIGTPRKVSLSEGGVSFNNAQPVSLGAHLALKMVLMPQALGLLLRAKVVHCQQLPSQQFEIGAEFEALTDAQRQLLARHILQRQALERRQAREQPL; encoded by the coding sequence ATGCCGACTCAAGATGAAGATGATCGCCGCGAATACTATCGTATCGACGATACGATCGCACTGGAATTCACCCTGCTCTCGGGCCCAGAAGCCCTTGCCAGTGATGAGCTTCACGACAACTCGCCGTTGTTCAACCTGCTTAGCGATCTACACCTGATGGACTTCGAGTCGCAGCACTTGCTGCGGCACATAACGGAGCGCGATCGCACATTGGCCAATTACCTTAAGGTAATGAACAAGCGTATCGACTTGCTCGGCCAGGCCGTTGCGCAAAGCCTGCTGCGCGATATTGGTACACCGCGCAAAGTCAGCCTGTCCGAGGGTGGCGTCAGCTTCAATAACGCCCAGCCTGTCAGCCTCGGTGCGCACCTGGCTCTGAAGATGGTGCTGATGCCACAAGCCCTAGGCCTGCTGCTGCGGGCCAAAGTGGTGCATTGCCAGCAGCTGCCATCGCAACAATTCGAGATTGGCGCAGAGTTCGAAGCCCTCACCGACGCACAACGTCAGTTGTTGGCTCGGCATATCCTGCAACGCCAGGCCCTGGAACGCCGCCAGGCCCGCGAACAGCCCCTGTAA
- a CDS encoding DUF2062 domain-containing protein: MPRRLFKRYMPNPDRIKGSKSLRFLGSLIHDPNLWHLNRHSVSRAMAIGLFWAMIPMPMQMAAAAVMAIPLRANLPISIGLVWLTNPITMPPVFYCSYKFGAWLINTPTLQMPDHITLRWVGQVLQTHWQPLLLGSFVLGIALALIGYFATNAYWRWWVRHNWRKRQEKRRQHDAQN; encoded by the coding sequence ATGCCGCGTCGTTTATTCAAGCGCTACATGCCCAACCCAGACCGCATCAAGGGCAGTAAATCCCTGCGCTTTCTGGGCAGCCTAATTCATGACCCCAATCTCTGGCATCTCAACCGCCATTCTGTTTCCCGAGCCATGGCGATCGGCCTGTTCTGGGCAATGATTCCTATGCCCATGCAAATGGCAGCCGCCGCTGTGATGGCGATACCACTGCGGGCCAACCTGCCGATCTCGATTGGTTTGGTATGGTTGACCAACCCGATCACCATGCCTCCCGTGTTCTATTGCAGTTATAAGTTTGGCGCCTGGTTGATCAACACCCCTACCCTGCAAATGCCTGATCACATCACCCTTCGCTGGGTCGGCCAAGTTTTGCAAACCCACTGGCAGCCGCTGCTGTTGGGCTCATTTGTACTGGGCATAGCGCTGGCATTGATCGGTTACTTCGCCACTAATGCTTATTGGCGCTGGTGGGTACGGCACAACTGGCGCAAACGCCAGGAAAAGCGCCGCCAACACGACGCGCAAAACTGA
- a CDS encoding MotA/TolQ/ExbB proton channel family protein, translating to MWELVKAGGWMMLPIILCSIAAAGIIAERLWTLRPSRITPPNLLGQVWKWIKDKKLNNQKLKELRANSPLGQILAAGLANSKHGREIMKECIQEAAARVIHDLERYLNALGTIAGIAPLLGLLGTVLGMIEIFSSFMGSGMANAALLAGGISKALITTAAGLMVAIPTLFFHRYLQRRVDELVVGMEQEAIRLVEVVQGDRDVDMGEDKA from the coding sequence GTGTGGGAACTGGTAAAAGCTGGCGGCTGGATGATGCTGCCGATCATTCTGTGTTCTATCGCTGCGGCCGGCATCATTGCCGAACGCCTCTGGACGCTGCGGCCGAGCCGCATCACCCCACCCAACCTGCTGGGGCAGGTATGGAAGTGGATCAAAGATAAAAAACTGAATAACCAGAAGCTCAAGGAGCTGCGCGCCAACTCGCCGTTGGGGCAGATTCTTGCCGCAGGGTTGGCCAACTCCAAGCATGGTCGCGAGATCATGAAAGAGTGCATTCAGGAGGCCGCCGCCCGGGTCATTCACGACCTAGAGCGCTACCTCAATGCCTTGGGCACTATCGCTGGTATTGCACCACTGCTGGGTTTGCTCGGCACTGTGCTGGGCATGATCGAGATTTTCAGCTCCTTTATGGGCTCGGGCATGGCCAACGCAGCATTGCTGGCGGGCGGTATTTCCAAGGCGCTGATCACCACCGCAGCGGGTTTGATGGTGGCTATTCCAACACTGTTCTTCCACCGTTACCTGCAGCGCCGGGTTGATGAGCTGGTTGTGGGCATGGAGCAGGAAGCCATTCGCTTGGTCGAGGTGGTACAGGGCGACCGTGATGTCGACATGGGCGAGGATAAGGCGTGA
- the lpxK gene encoding tetraacyldisaccharide 4'-kinase, translated as MSLSARITAAWYAGHPALGLLRPLEWLYRTVVQRKRARFLAGEGDIYRAPVPVVVVGNITVGGTGKTPMILWLIEHCRRQGLRVGVVSRGYGAQPPQLPWRVQVDQTASVAGDEPLLIVQRSGVPLMIDPDRGRAVAALLAAEPLDLILSDDGLQHYRLARDLELVLIDAARGLGNQHCLPAGPLREPLERLQSVDALLYNGATHDPQAGYGFTLRPRTLVNLRSGEQRPISHFPPGQSLHAVAGIGNPQRFFSTLEGLHWRPVTHVFADHAAYSAELLNFSPALPLVMTEKDAVKCRAFAADDWWYLAVDAEPSAAFVAWFDQQLQRLVPRA; from the coding sequence ATGAGCCTGTCTGCCCGCATTACTGCTGCCTGGTACGCCGGTCATCCGGCGCTCGGCCTGCTGCGTCCACTGGAGTGGCTCTATCGCACAGTGGTGCAGCGCAAGCGAGCGCGTTTTCTGGCGGGTGAAGGCGATATCTACCGTGCTCCCGTGCCGGTGGTGGTGGTAGGCAATATCACCGTCGGCGGCACGGGTAAGACGCCGATGATTCTCTGGTTAATTGAGCATTGCCGCCGCCAGGGCTTGCGCGTGGGCGTGGTCAGTCGCGGCTATGGCGCGCAGCCGCCACAGCTGCCCTGGCGCGTACAGGTCGATCAGACGGCCAGCGTGGCCGGCGATGAACCCTTGCTGATTGTGCAGCGCAGTGGCGTGCCGTTGATGATTGATCCTGATCGTGGTCGCGCCGTGGCGGCTTTGTTGGCGGCCGAGCCGCTGGACCTGATTCTCAGTGACGACGGCCTGCAGCACTACCGTCTGGCCCGTGACCTGGAGTTGGTATTGATTGATGCTGCTCGCGGCCTGGGTAACCAGCATTGCTTGCCTGCCGGGCCGTTGCGCGAGCCGCTCGAGCGTCTACAGAGCGTGGACGCGTTGCTTTATAACGGCGCAACCCATGACCCGCAGGCCGGTTATGGCTTTACCTTGCGGCCGCGCACCTTGGTTAACTTGCGCAGTGGTGAGCAGCGCCCGATAAGCCACTTCCCCCCAGGCCAGAGCCTGCATGCGGTCGCCGGTATCGGTAATCCGCAGCGTTTCTTCAGCACCCTCGAAGGGCTACACTGGCGCCCTGTTACGCATGTCTTTGCCGATCATGCGGCGTACAGCGCCGAGCTACTGAACTTCAGCCCGGCACTGCCGCTGGTGATGACGGAAAAGGATGCGGTCAAGTGCCGTGCCTTTGCGGCTGATGATTGGTGGTACCTGGCGGTGGATGCTGAGCCTTCGGCTGCATTTGTTGCCTGGTTTGATCAGCAATTACAGCGTCTTGTGCCGCGCGCCTGA
- a CDS encoding lipoprotein-releasing ABC transporter permease subunit, translated as MFRPLSIFIGIRYTGAKRRNHFISFISMTSMIGLALGVLAMIVVLSVMNGFQKEMSTRILGMVPHASIAGIKPLDDWQRVADAAKNNPQVLAAVPFAELEGMLSVRGAMQPVQLHGVDPALEPQVSIIDQHMQQGRLSDLREGEFGVVLGEITARRFQLRVGDKLALIVPELSSVPGGISPRMQRLNVVGIFKVGAELDSSLALIHVADAAHIQRMQPGQVQSVRLKLKDLYQAPQVATQIIGELGAGYNATDWTLTQGSLFSAMKMEKTMIGLLLLLIVAVAAFNIIATLIMVVADKGADIAILRTLGATPGQIMGIFMVQGTVIGVVGTLIGAVLGILAALNVSQLVGWIERLSGQQVMSSDVYFISNLPSQLLLSDVLLICGAAFSLSFLATVYPSWRAAQIQPADALRYE; from the coding sequence ATGTTTCGTCCGCTGAGTATTTTTATCGGTATCCGCTATACCGGGGCCAAGCGGCGCAACCACTTTATTTCCTTTATCTCGATGACCTCGATGATTGGCCTGGCCCTGGGTGTGCTGGCCATGATCGTGGTGCTATCGGTGATGAATGGCTTCCAGAAGGAAATGAGCACGCGCATTCTCGGCATGGTGCCGCACGCCAGCATCGCCGGTATTAAGCCACTGGATGATTGGCAGCGGGTAGCTGACGCGGCAAAAAATAACCCGCAGGTACTGGCTGCCGTGCCGTTCGCAGAGCTGGAAGGGATGCTTTCAGTGCGCGGTGCCATGCAGCCGGTGCAGCTGCATGGTGTTGATCCGGCGTTGGAGCCGCAGGTGTCGATCATCGATCAGCATATGCAGCAAGGTCGCTTGAGCGACCTGCGCGAAGGTGAGTTCGGTGTGGTACTTGGCGAGATTACCGCTCGGCGCTTTCAGCTACGTGTGGGCGACAAACTCGCGCTGATCGTGCCGGAACTGAGCAGCGTGCCGGGCGGTATCAGCCCACGCATGCAGCGCTTGAATGTGGTGGGTATCTTCAAGGTGGGCGCCGAGCTGGACAGCTCGCTGGCCTTGATTCACGTCGCTGATGCGGCGCATATCCAGCGTATGCAGCCGGGTCAGGTGCAAAGTGTGCGCCTGAAGCTGAAGGATCTGTACCAGGCGCCGCAGGTGGCCACGCAGATTATCGGCGAGTTGGGCGCGGGTTATAACGCCACTGACTGGACCCTGACCCAGGGCAGTTTGTTCAGCGCGATGAAAATGGAAAAGACCATGATCGGTCTGCTCTTGCTGCTGATCGTCGCGGTGGCCGCGTTTAACATCATTGCCACGTTGATCATGGTGGTGGCAGACAAGGGCGCGGACATTGCCATCCTGCGAACGCTCGGTGCCACGCCGGGGCAAATCATGGGCATCTTTATGGTGCAGGGCACGGTTATTGGCGTTGTCGGCACGTTAATTGGTGCGGTGCTGGGCATTCTGGCTGCGCTCAATGTCAGCCAGTTGGTGGGTTGGATTGAGCGTTTGAGTGGGCAGCAGGTCATGAGCTCGGATGTCTACTTCATTAGCAATTTGCCATCGCAGTTGCTGCTCTCGGATGTTCTGTTGATCTGTGGGGCAGCCTTCAGCCTAAGCTTTCTCGCCACTGTCTATCCCTCCTGGCGTGCCGCGCAGATTCAACCCGCTGATGCGTTGCGTTACGAATAG
- a CDS encoding Trm112 family protein, with protein sequence MDPKLLDILACPLCKGPLKLAADKSELICKADALAFPVRDGIPVMLESEARTLNVDERLDK encoded by the coding sequence ATGGACCCGAAACTACTCGACATTCTCGCCTGCCCATTGTGCAAAGGCCCGCTGAAGCTCGCCGCTGATAAGAGCGAGCTGATCTGCAAGGCCGACGCATTGGCTTTTCCGGTTCGCGATGGCATCCCAGTGATGCTGGAAAGCGAAGCACGTACCCTCAATGTTGACGAGCGTCTGGACAAGTAA
- a CDS encoding ExbD/TolR family protein, producing the protein MKFRRKPRENVEINLASLIDVVFILLLFFVVTTTFTRETQLKVDLPEAASGTPPEQTELKQLEILIAADGSYSLNAKQLLKSDLPSLMAALQKESEGDNSLPLIISADAKAQHQAVITAMDAAGKLGFAHLRMTTIEAQAAP; encoded by the coding sequence GTGAAATTCCGGCGCAAACCGCGGGAGAACGTCGAGATCAACCTGGCCTCGTTGATCGACGTAGTATTTATCCTGCTGCTGTTCTTTGTGGTCACCACAACCTTTACCCGGGAGACCCAGCTCAAGGTCGATCTACCGGAAGCGGCCAGTGGCACGCCGCCGGAACAGACAGAACTGAAACAGCTGGAAATTCTAATCGCCGCTGATGGCAGTTATTCGCTGAATGCCAAGCAGTTGCTGAAAAGTGATCTGCCAAGCCTGATGGCGGCGCTGCAGAAAGAATCGGAGGGCGATAACAGCCTGCCACTGATCATCAGTGCCGATGCCAAGGCGCAACATCAGGCGGTGATTACCGCTATGGATGCGGCCGGTAAGCTGGGGTTTGCCCACCTGCGTATGACCACCATTGAGGCGCAAGCCGCGCCTTGA